One genomic window of Motacilla alba alba isolate MOTALB_02 chromosome 3, Motacilla_alba_V1.0_pri, whole genome shotgun sequence includes the following:
- the LOC119699071 gene encoding interferon-induced very large GTPase 1-like: MASQEDTQEGDAKAQLLAEAFEKEGLDAGYWLPKASQILGIKCREALQHLEYKDYLKLECEVQHPWEKKALQKLLKKTDDKTCEETQKHNLEKTKQRQEEAKQALKDLTEMLNSHSQSQDAVREKAETLWQAMEIPKEFWPPPEKPLADVLESIQKQLEQQELSAGSGENIPDTEVLTRASGGLALQGIYRTSRPEDVLARREQLLRVPEGFQLAGPEQGSLLERKEFSSSAAESTFTKSMEQLGFSMSVSAKSSFWGINLGAGVDHSSSSQSQDTHQSRSEQSYYCTTKYHYIPLASCYFQRHQLRLSDAALRKLQDMEKQLWSFSWEEDNPILVKMCESFFSRFGSHVCQGPLHFGGIFWWKVSTEGFRAEQREEMKRQMTEALNSFVGASWGAFGARVEGTLDVSKSSSQASVFGRAGESSHTAIQFCMVNTGGPADTASLPQWKTGLVSDNTAWCVIDRGFQLIPVWDIILYNHCGDFKSVDQLSRALRAGYKVLTNQSIGTIFGEELGSAVQEARDFMVTVKAWEVMKVDERKLLMLMEQKDYLNAKTGNPSVWINVCLSDKALQDFLVNTVRSCQESPPENTTFIKVMLRSLLNPHIYSVKDFPQASFIMQWVFQTEHPLPRSPKVSELQELIKTLQQMKEHIHAVTYASGSSASDVHEAKIEATQMNSLAIYSLLQSLQQQAQKDMELLVLLIVTSTGYQVESSTFQHLLGHPEIHYMAKEMEAAHKEYVNLKEQDANRAQAFLLLMGLTLTPESQELSPGQKRERLVFMEDHMKGLWSTRIQNLLQKRRGDEDWERLEQDLDSLISGCLDDKWDEQRMQKILRDLENVLPTPEAPSQAQSKSDSSESKEKEAIANQEFLQLLKRLGLESHYPRKMGLGDFHTICKTSLQDSQPSQDEELPFFFLQKLLTVDYQVRYLTCWDDSNPNLAAQRQTRAKVDQHSETFEQFFDNLTEPAPERASRDSHVHPMDLQMAIFHCADDFLRQTLATKLAFCQLALPLLVPNPSTSCIEFPLYAFSQIQRSWKEADKSGKQAGTKSYSNKLIFQAQTPIVTFIRIGSSDSSSKSQLLNALLSKRKHDTFFHRHCRGSTRERLLMEGLVEIAWYCPRGSPDDTFDCCVAFCNLHGDARDHGAQLQFLQEISAVNVALVSELEHMDNRGKNVLQDLWQAKRPLVCLLTEKENIATGQASKTIKIGIKNRNEAELMEQLTKSIRDLLDGSNRCFSLEACVANARQHGFIMDADQPACVTAKAKAKELVELLKKEKLSEIKSQLLPLQGRLWYQWCQKDKELTRLQEKRNKSIEHHRSQIENDKKAIRRKQLEQAFPLNTLMKSFLGFLHAQPADTKKYFLQWMKVFMDELSCGRLEELRREYHKLWSEILSRKKSEKKSSGNAELLSHLDALSDEINDSSIGLEHLLREAGQIYEALQLLKKKKDNFVKLPEIAAELMVSGYPVELMDGDASYLALHWVGAIFDSLIERLGDKRVFVLSVLGIQSTGKSTLLNAMFGLQFNVSAGRCTRGAFMQLIPVAEELQQDLGFDFVLVVDTEGLRAIEMANKHSLNHDNELATFVIGVGNLTVINIFGENPSEMQDVLQIAVQAFLRMKKVNLSPSCLFVHQNVGEATAKEQNMEGQRRLQGKLDEMAVVAAQQEFCDVSSFSDVIGFDVNTHIHYFAHLWEGNPPMAPPNPTYSQNVQQLKSKILQAAKKESQRSILRLSSLKDRIGDLWNALLNENFVFSFKNSLEIAVYRRLESAFSQWTWRLRNHILDVQMRLDNKIRNGDWQNVTREHLEGLVQETSDAIEKEVEEYFREDKDCETLVQWKSSTELKLKELKETLLHETQKKCKNLIELQKEQRKLDARKLEYEDELLRRSRELAVSLKGKSLSERELKDNFTLVWNQWIAKVSRVAPPPERVDIDGEIEDVLVEHFKEPDIHTRIRSFPRSRGFSFDPEKHIMKKKYFGFIQAFRSISNADVINFQHITDIIIASVKANIDKKEEEKRDYSRSFIHEILNEVQEGMNSIPSNATCTFNRAYSIDLSLYLCRMAAERFKAMHEAFRKANDPVVYLSSKREDFFQCFQISCQGATSVTTFAVFLCDKIEPALRRAVYERTAKDIAEDMQKSPDFQGSRANLEVCILKYLAQRENFEYFKPYLRSPKQFFESYIEIRVREHCLDGSRRLEMFFDSSLDHLYRNILSAVSLSTQIVKERKDRENKISLWLDEFCRELSEVINLPRSDLKGIEHQEVTDIEFLSSAMAEALDDLKDKLMEELSETDLSSFPRQPHTILAEHFSGCWAQCPFCWAVCTNTMQNHDGDHQVVYHRPRALNGGTWWKCLSGIEYDTRELVIDICSSLVASDCRFRVGGGPWIPYKRYRDAGPPYCTWNILPDSSMQAYWKWFVSHFRTQLEALYNGKFQGKGEIPEAWQRITKQEALSELQKR, encoded by the coding sequence ATGGCTTCTCAGGAGGACACACAGGAGGGGGATGCAAaggcccagctcctggcagaggcaTTTGAGAAGGAAGGACTGGATGCTGGATACTGGCTGCCCAAAGCTTCACAGATCCTGGGAATCAAGTGCAGAGAAGCCCTGCAACATCTGGAATACAAAGACTACCTCAAGCTGGAGTGTGAGGTCCAGCACCCCTGGGAGAAAAAGGCACTACAGAAactcctgaaaaaaacagatgacAAAACATGTGAGGAGACGCAAAAGCATAACTTGgagaagacaaaacaaagacaagaaGAGGCCAAACAAGCCCTGAAGGATCTGACAGAAATGCTCAACAGCCACAGCCAAAGCCAGGATGCTGTGAGGGAGAAAGCAGAGACTCTGTGGCAAGCCATGGAGATTCCCAAAGAGTTCTGGCCACCACCAGAGAAACCCTTGGCAGATGTGCTGGAGAGCatccagaagcagctggaacagcaggaaCTGTCAGCAGGCAGTGGGGAGAACATCCCTGACACAGAGGTGCTGACACGGGCGTCGGGGGGACTGGCCCTGCAGGGCATCTACAGAACCAGCAGACCTGAAGATGTGCTGGCAAGGcgagagcagctcctcagggttCCTGAGGGCTTCCAGCTGGCCGGTCCGGAGCAAGGATCGCTGCTTGAGAGGAAGGagttctcctcctctgcagcagaatCCACTTTCACCAAGTCCATGGAGCAGCTGGGGTTCAGCATGAGCGTTTCTGCCAAATCCTCATTCTGGGGGATTAATCTGGGAGCGGGTGTAgatcacagcagctcctcacagtcACAGGACACCCACCAGTCCCGCTCTGAGCAGAGCTACTATTGCACCACCAAGTACCACTACATCCCTCTGGCCTCCTGCTACTTCCAAAGGCATCAGCTTCGCCTCTCGGATGCGGCTCTGCGGAAGCTGCAAGACATGGAGAAGCAGCTTTGGAGCTTCAGTTGGGAAGAAGACAACCCCATCTTGGTGAAGATGTGTGAGAGTTTCTTCAGCAGGTTTGGGTCCCACGTATGCCAGGGTCCCCTCCACTTTGGGGGGATATTCTGGTGGAAGGTTTCTACAGAAGGATTCCGAGCTGAGCAGCGGGAAGAGATGAAACGACAAATGACTGAAGCACTGAACAGCTTTGTTGGGGCCAGCTGGGGTGCCTTTGGGGCCCGTGTAGAAGGGACCCTGGATGTTTCCAAGTCCAGCTCACAGGCATCTGTCtttgggagagctggagagagttCTCATACAGCAATCCAGTTCTGCATGGTCAACACAGGGGGCCCAGCAGACACAGCTTCCCTTCCTCAGTGGAAAACAGGGCTCGTGTCTGATAACACAGCGTGGTGCGTTATCGACCGTGGCTTTCAGCTGATCCCAGTGTGGGATATCATCCTGTACAATCACTGCGGGGATTTTAAATCCGTAGATCAGTTAAGCAGAGCCCTCAGGGCTGGGTACAAAGTGCTGACAAATCAGAGCATCGGCACCATTTTTGGAGAGGAACTGGGCAGTGCAGTGCAAGAGGCCAGAGATTTCATGGTAACTGTGAAGGCCTGGGAGGTGATGAAAGTAGATGAAAGGAAGCTGCTCATGCTGATGGAGCAAAAAGATTATCTGAATGCAAAAACCGGGAACCCCAGTGTGTGGATCAACGTGTGCCTGTCGGACAAAGCCCTGCAGGACTTCCTGGTGAACACTGTGCGCAGCTGCCAGGAGTCACCTCCAGAAAACACCACCTTTATCAAGGTAATGTTGAGAAGCCTCCTGAATCCTCATATCTACTCTGTCAAGGACTTCCCTCAGGCTTCCTTCATTATGCAGTGGGTCTTCCAGACTGAGCACCCGCTTCCCAGATCTCCCAAAGTCTCTGAGCTTCAAGAGCTCATCAAAACACTGCAGCAAATGAAGGAGCACATCCATGCTGTCACCTACGCATCAGGAAGCTCTGCTTCTGATGTTCATGAAGCAAAGATAGAAGCCACCCAGATGAACAGCCTTGCCATTTATTCCTTACTCCAGTCTCTCCAGCAACAGGCtcagaaggacatggaactgttggtGCTCTTGATTGTGACCAGCACAGGGTACCAGGtggaaagcagcacttttcAGCACCTCCTTGGACACCCAGAAATTCACTACATGGCCAAGGAAATGGAAGCGGCACATAAGGAGTACGTGAACCTGAAGGAGCAAGATGCCAACAGAGCTCAGGCCTTCCTCCTGCTCATGGGTCTGACTCTGACACCTGAAAGTCAAGAGctgtcccctgggcagaagagaGAGCGTTTAGTGTTCATGGAAGATCACATGAAAGGCTTGTGGTCCACACGGATACAGAATCTCCTCCAAAAGCGCCGTGGAGACGAAGACTGGGAGAGGCTGGAACAGGACCTGGACTCCTTGATCAGTGGGTGCTTGGATGACAAATGGGATGAACAGAGGATGCAGAAAATACTCAGAGATCTGGAAAATGTTCTTCCAACACCTGAGGCCCCCAGTCAGGCCCAATCCAAGTCAGACAGCAGTGAatccaaagaaaaggaagccaTTGCAAACCAGGAgttcctccagctgctcaaGCGCCTTGGACTGGAAAGTCACTATCCAAGGAAAATGGGGTTGGGAGATTTCCACACCATCTGCAAGACATCACTGCAggacagccagcccagccaAGACGAGGAgctgccatttttcttcttgcaaaaGCTGTTAACCGTGGATTACCAGGTGAGGTACCTGACTTGCTGGGATGACAGCAACCCAAACCTTGCAGCCCAGCGACAAACCAGAGCAAAAGTGGACCAACACTCTGAAACCTTTGAACAGTTTTTTGACAATCTTACAGAACCAGCCCCTGAACGTGCAAGCAGGGACAGCCATGTGCACCCCATGGACCTGCAGATGGCCATTTTCCATTGTGCTGATGACTTCCTGAGACAGACCCTTGCAACCAAGCTGGCCTTCTGCCAACTGGCGCTGCCTCTGCTGGTGCCCAACCCAAGCACTTCATGCATTGAGTTCCCACTCTACGCCTTCAGCCAAATCCAAAGGAGCTGGAAAGAGGCAGACAAGTCAGGAAAGCAGGCTGGAACAAAGAGTTACAGCAACAAACTCATCTTTCAGGCACAGACACCCATTGTGACCTTCATCCGCATTGGCAGCTCAGACTCCTCTTCCAAGTCCCAGCTCCTGAACGCTCTGCTGAGCAAACGCAAACACGACACTTTCTTCCACCGccactgcagaggcagcaccagAGAGCGTTTGCTGATGGAAGGGCTGGTGGAGATCGCCTGGTACTGCCCCCGTGGAAGCCCTGATGACACCTTTGATTGCTGCGTGGCTTTCTGTAACCTGCATGGAGACGCCAGGGATCACGGAGcacagctgcagttcctgcaggaGATATCTGCTGTCAACGTGGCTCTTGTGTCTGAGTTGGAGCACATGGACAACAGGGGGAAAAATGTTCTGCAGGACCTGTGGCAGGCAAAAAGGCCTTTGGTTTGTCTTCttacagaaaaagagaacattGCAACTGGACAAGCCagcaaaaccataaaaatagGGATCAAGAACAGAAACGAAGCAGAACTGATGGAGCAGCTGACCAAAAGTATCAGGGATCTCCTAGACGGGTCTAATCGATGTTTCAGCTTGGAGGCCTGCGTGGCCAATGCTCGCCAGCATGGATTCATAATGGATGCAGATCAACCCGCGTGTGTGACAGCCAAAGCAAAGGCAAAGGAGCTGGTGGAGCTTctgaagaaagagaagctgtCTGAGatcaaatcccagctgctgccgCTTCAAGGAAGACTGTGGTACCAGTGGTGCCAAAAGGACAAAGAACTCACTCGCTTACAGGAGAAGAGGAACAAGAGCATTGAGCATCATCGCAGCCAAATTGAAAATGACAAGAAAGCAATAAGAAGAAAGCAACTTGAGCAAGCTTTCCCTCTCAACACACTGATGAAATCATTCCTTGGCTTTCTCCATGCCCAGCCAGCAGATACCAAGAAATACTTCCTGCAGTGGATGAAGGTCTTTATGGATGAGCTGTCTTGTGGTCGCCTTGAAGAACTGAGGAGAGAGTATCACAAGTTATGGTCTGAAATCCTGTCAAGAAAGAAAAGCGAGAAAAAATCCAGTGGCAATGCTGAGTTGCTGAGTCACTTGGATGCCCTCTCTGATGAAATCAATGATTCATCCATCGGCCTGGAGCACCTTCTGAGAGAGGCAGGGCAGATTTATGAAGCTCTGCaattactgaagaaaaagaaagacaattttgTCAAACTGCCAGAAattgcagcagagctgatggtTTCCGGGTATCCCGTGGAGCTGATGGATGGGGATGCTTCTTACCTGGCCTTGCACTGGGTGGGAGCAATCTTTGACAGCTTAATTGAGAGGCTGGGGGACAAACGAGTGTTTGTGCTCTCCGTGCTGGGCATCCAGAGCACGGGCAAGTCCACCCTGCTGAATGCCATGTTTGGTCTGCAGTTCAACGTCAGCGCAGGGAGATGCACCCGCGGAGCCTTCATGCAGCTCATCCcagtggcagaggagctgcagcaagaCTTGGGCTTTGATTTTGTGCTGGTGGTTGACACAGAGGGACTTCGTGCCATCGAGATGGCCAATAAACACTCCCTGAACCATGACAACGAGCTGGCCACCTTTGTCATTGGTGTCGGCAACTTGACTGTGATCAATATCTTTGGAGAAAATCCGTCAGAAATGCAAGATGTTCTCCAGATCGCTGTGCAGGCTTTCCTGAGGATGAAGAAAGTCAATCTTTCTCCAAGCTGCCTCTTTGTCCACCAAAATGTGGGAGAAGCAACTGCCAAGGAGCAGAACATGGAAGGACAAAGGCGTTTGCAGGGAAAGCTGGATGAAATGGCGGTGGTTGCTGCTCAGCAGGAATTCTGTGACGTCTCCTCCTTCAGCGATGTCATTGGCTTTGATGTCAACACCCACATTCACTACTTTGCTCACCTGTGGGAAGGAAACCCCCCAATGGCACCACCCAACCCCACCTACAGCCAGAACGTCCAGCAACTCAAGAGCAAAATCCTCCAGGCTGCCAAGAAGGAGTCGCAGCGCAGCATTTTGAGGCTCTCAAGCCTGAAGGATCGTATTGGTGACCTCTGGAATGCTTTGCTGAATGAAAACTTTGTCTTCAGCTTCAAGAATTCCCTGGAGATTGCTGTCTACAGGAGACTGGAAAGTGCCTTTAGTCAGTGGACCTGGAGGCTGAGGAATCACATCTTAGATGTACAGATGAGACTGGACAACAAAATTCGGAATGGGGACTGGCAGAATGTCACCAGAGAACACCTTGAAGGGCTGGTGCAAGAGACAAGTGATGCCATTGAGAAAGAAGTGGAAGAGTATTTCAGGGAAGACAAAGACTGTGAGACACTGGTccagtggaaatccagcaccGAGCTGAAGCTGAAAGAATTAAAAGAGACTCTTCTTCatgaaacacaaaagaaatgtaAGAATCTTAttgagctgcagaaggagcagaggaaactgGATGCAAGGAAGTTGGAATATGAAGATGAGCTACTGAGAAGGAGTCGGGAGCTGGCTGTGAGTCTGAAAGGGAAGAGCCTCAGTGAGAGAGAACTGAAGGACAACTTTACTCTTGTCTGGAACCAGTGGATTGCCAAAGTCTCCCGTGTTGCTCCTCCTCCAGAACGGGTGGATATCGATGGAGAAATTGAAGATGTCCTTGTTGAGCACTTTAAGGAGCCAGATATCCATACACGGATCAGGTCATTTCCAAGAAGCAGAGGGTTTTCTTTTGATCCAGAGAAACACATCatgaagaaaaagtattttggcTTTATCCAAGCTTTCAGGAGTATTTCCAATGCTGATGTGATCAACTTTCAGCACATCACAGACATCATCATAGCGTCTGTGAAGGCAAACATTGataagaaggaagaggagaaacgTGATTACAGTCGAAGTTTTATTCATGAAATACTCAATGAAGTACAGGAAGGTATGAACTCAATCCCCAGCAATGCAACCTGTACTTTTAACAGAGCATACAGCATAGATTTGTCTCTGTATCTGTGCAGAATGGCAGCAGAAAGGTTTAAAGCCATGCATGAAGCATTCCGAAAGGCAAATGACCCAGTTGTGTACCTGAGCAGCAAGAGAGAAGATTTCTTCCAATGTTTCCAGATTTCCTGCCAAGGAGCCACTTCTGTCACaacttttgctgttttcctttgtgaCAAGATTGAACCAGCTCTTCGCCGTGCTGTCTATGAGAGGACAGCTAAAGACATCGCTGAGGACATGCAGAAATCCCCAGatttccagggcagcagagccaatTTGGAAGTTTGCATCCTGAAATACCTTGCACAACGGGAAAATTTTGAGTATTTCAAGCCATACCTTAGGTCTCCAAAACAGTTTTTTGAGAGTTACATTGAGATACGAGTTAGGGAGCACTGTTTAGATGGGAGTAGGAGGCTGGAGATGTTTTTTGATTCCTCGCTTGATCATCTCTATCGAAACATCCTGTCAGCTGTTTCTTTATCAACCCAAATTGtcaaagagagaaaagacagagaaaacaaaatctctcTCTGGCTGGATGAATTTTGCAGGGAGCTGTCAGAGGTGATCAACTTGCCCAGAAGTGACCTGAAGGGCATCGAGCACCAGGAGGTCACAGACATTGAGTTCCTGAGCAGTGCCATGGCAGAAGCTCTGGATGACCTGAAGGACAAGCTCATGGAAGAATTGTCTGAAACTGACCTGAGCTCGTTTCCAAGGCAGCCTCACACCATCCTGGCGGAGCATTTTtcagggtgctgggcacagtgTCCCTTTTGTTGGGCTGTGTGCACAAACACCATGCAGAATCACGATGGAGACCATCAGGTGGTTTACCATCGCCCACGAGCTTTGAATGGAGGCACATGGTGGAAATGTTTATCTGGCATCGAGTATGATACACGAGAACTGGTCATTGATATTTGTTCCAGCCTTGTTGCAAGTGACTGCAGATTCAGAGTTGGTGGTGGCCCATGGATCCCCTACAAGAGATACCGGGATGCTGGACCTCCTTATTGCACTTGGAACATTCTTCCTGATTCATCCATGCAGGCGTACTGGAAATGGTTTGTGTCTCAtttcaggacacagctggaggCCCTGTACAATGGGAAATTTCAGGGCAAAGGAGAAATCCCTGAGGCGTGGCAGAGAATTACCAAGCAGGAAGCACTGTCTGAGCTGCAGAAGCGTTAG